ATCTGTATATACTGTCATTAGTTTAGGCAGTTTGGATGCCCTCATATCTAGTGTAGATagtgtataactctgaaatgttcATGGATAAATATAATTGATCCATTTAGCAGCATATGATGGTACTTTCGGTTAGGGAGATTATTTGTTTAACTGTGAAGCTACATATATACTATCGACACTTTGACTGACAAAGGAATCACTCAGAGTTGACGGTATGTAAATTGTAAATCGCACATTCATGTTACAGAAGTACTGTAACAAAAATGTTACAACTTTACAACTTCCAAAATTGATATTAGGGAAATTTTATCTTAATATGGTTCCATAATGCCTctttaaatatatagaataaaacCAGCATTGTACTACAAGTTTGTTTAActgtatgatttattgatttagtGATATTTCCCATTCATATACTGTGTTCAGCATTACAGTCGAAGTAGAAGGGCAGTGAAGAAAGCTGTTCACTTTACTAGGATATTTTGCATGCTGTACATGGTTTGTGTCTGACATAGGATTTCAATAACAGCAGCTTCAAACAGAATATTCTCAAGGGGTGTCCTACACTGCAGCTGGTTTTGAAAGTACTTTATTCTGCTCAGtttatattataatacagtatatataaaatctaACTTCATATCATGCACTTAACTGACTGGCTGTCCACACTTCCTTCCAGGTACATTTTTGAGCACAAGGGCACCCAGCGCATTTTGGTCATCAATAACTGTACCATGGCAGATGATGCAGCGTATCAAGTGATGGCCGGGGATGAGAAATGTTCTACAGAACTGTTTGTAAAAGGTACTGTACAGCCTATCAGAGCAAGTGCAATCAGAAGTGAGCCTCTGGAACTGAACTGATGTGGTAATGATGGAAAAATCCCTACCGCTCCCCTGGGTCTAAATAACCAACCGATTACATAACTAAACATGAATGAGTTGGAATTCATTGCTTTTCCAAATGGTAATCACATCTCCGTGCATATTCTTAGGAATATATATTCACAATTGTATGAAGAAATTAGGCCACTAGCAACCAATCAATGTATGTTCCAATTCCAAGCTGTTGCTGGTTACCAGCAAATCAACATTTTCCACAAGgaaacatattatatattcaaattatgtTTGATAAAGTTAAGTGTGCATTTACATTGATTGCAGCTACAAACCAGCGATGTTACATTTTATCCATTTTAGAAAGTTtaaaagacctttttttttttttttctctcatacaGAGTTACCAGTTACaattaaaaaggaactggaaGCTGTGAAAACGACAGTTAATGAAAGAATTGAGCTTGAATGTGAAGTGTCAGAAGAAGGGGCTAATGTTAAATGGTATGAATATGATCTAAAATACCCTTTTGCAAACTGGAGTGGATTTTTGTTCTGATTGCATCTATGTTTGTTCTAATTCCATCTGTTTGGAGATAACAGAACAAAAATGTGACCCTTGTCCAACATCATCATCAGTGTGCTAGCAGTGCTTACCCTGAAAATCTAGAATTCATGTGTAGCATTTTCCTTtagaaaaaactattttttgatttttgattgCATGCAGACCAATTTATTCTTCTCTGTGATTTGACCTTTTGGTTCCTCATTTGCAAGATGTTCAGGTCTGCACTGTTCATTTTCCCCCTGCATCTTTCCGTAGGTTTAAGAATGGAGTGGAGATCCCCAGAGAAATTCGCTCCAGGTTCAGGTTTAAGAGTGACGGCATGAAGCACACATTGGTGATTGAGGACGCCAAGAAAGAAGACACTGCAGTCTACTCAGCGATGACTACAGGAGGGAAGTCGGAAGCCCATGTACAAGTAGACCGTATGTACTTAAGCTTAATGATTTCAAGTAATACAGAGCATTGCATTGTCTTTACCTGTGATGAAAAAATCTAATGACTTAAAAGCCAAGCTGTGATTTCCAGAGGAATGCTCTGCCTTCCactatatttaaaagcaaatgctTACTTGTACAGATAAAAAAGGAAACAGTCTTTATCTGTATTTTATTGGTTGATTTTAcacctgtatttttttctgtttgaattcagttttgacagtttttgtttttgtttttttttcatctcaagTATATGGTAAAGCCACAAATATTTGCAACCacaatatttggcaaatcacacccataaaaacctgttttgctcCAGAACTCTTGGCCACCTGTTGCAATACACGATGTATGCATTGTTTGTGGAATTTgtttttgtgccaaaaatgttgccttttttttttttttttttcatatgcgaaaaaatgcataataaaaggcttgcaaatatttatggatttacagtataTAGACTGAAACATGTACTTGAAGTATACATTTTACCCTTAGATCTTTCCTAAGAGAATGTAGGATCCTGTGTGCCACACATACTCTGCACTTCCATActtgtaatatattataattcCATATTGGTGTCTTCTATCCCCAGTTAAACCCCTGAAGATTCTGCAGGATCTGACTGACCAAACAGTGAGACTCGGAAAATCTCTCGTCCTGCACTGTGAAATAAATCCAGCCAACGTACCTGGAAGATGGTACAAAAACGCACAGCTAATCCCAGGCACTGATCGTGTGAAGATCACCCACAGAGGAAGGTATACAGAACAACAGCAGCTACACTATTAATTAATGTATCCTGGGGACTCAGTTGATATGGTTGCATTTTTCTGATGTTGCCTCTTTCTACCAATTAttgaataattgtatttaatcagTGAACACACCAATGGCCTTATCTCCATTTTGTTCAGCTAGATTTGGGGTTGCAATACTGCTTTCTATGTATGCTCTgatgttttaattataaacagcgtttttccttttaataaactaagctcattttcttttaaagttcaCACAAACTAGAAATAGAGAATGCAGGAGTTGATGACATGGGGGACTATACCTTTGTACCAGAGGGGTATTCAGTGAGCCTGAATGGTAAAGTCCATGTGACTGGTAAGTCTTTGTAGTCTTGCACAGTTTTATTGAACTCTTTATCAGCTTATCAGCTGGTTAACCAGGGCTTATGTAAAAGTAAAAAGGGAAGGGAAAACTCCAAACAATGGATTCATGTTATTTGATTGTCAAAATGCTTtagctatgtattttttgttttttgctgcattttgttAGAGTAGTTAAGAGCAATATTAGCAGAAAGATAAATATAGATACATATTGAAAATACATCACCGTGTAATGGATTCCCCCAAGCAGCAGATGTACATTACTCACAGTGCTGTCGTCAGCATAAAGCACATACTTGACCGCTTGAGTGCGGAGCTAGTGCTTGATAGAATTGATAAATGAGAAGATGTCTGTGAGCCAGAAGTTTCAATTGATCACCTTGTGCTTTgctatttaattttaattagggTGAGGTGCCAATATATTAAAATGGTGTGACTTTAAAATTATGTTGGAAACAtagtaacaacattttaaagaaagctttctactctttctctctctctctctctctctctctctctctctctctctctctctctatatatatatatatatatatatatatatatatatatatatatatatatatatatatatatttttttttttttttttttttttttttttttttttttttttttgctcactaGATCCTCCAAAAATTCACCTTGATAGTCTTAACTACCCAGAAAACACTGTGACAGTTCAAGCAGGGAACAAACTTCGGCTGGATATTCCTGTTACAGGACAGCCTGCTCCGAGGGTTGTCTGGATGAAAGGCGAGAGGGTGAGTCTAGTTCTAATATACACCCAGGTCTGGATTAATTCTAATTTATAGCAGCACTGTAGcaattatcaattaaaaaaaaaaatgatatattgcTCTTTCTGGAAGAATGTTCTAAtatgttttaatagaaaaatcTATAACATCTTTTAGCCCTATTTTTTGGCTTCTTGACTGAAGGTAGCCACTGTATAGATGCATCATacactttgatttaattcagtcCACAGTTACACTGTACAGATTAACAAGCACCCCAATATAACTCAACTATTTTGTTCATAACCTTCTCCCTTGCTTGTAGAGGTTTGCACAGTGAAGTTGAGATTGGGTAGATGATTAACTTCCTTAGTGGCAATTTTGAAAGCAATAAATCAAAATCAGCAACGTCAAACACTTCTGAAAAAAAACTGACTAGTGTACCGATACATTAGTTCAGTCTCTCCACttgcacaattatttttataatgccaACATATGTTTTGAGGGAACACAGCATACAATAGGTGGAACTCCCAGGCTAACACCTCACTATTCAAGAAGTTGGTAAAATCACTTCAGCTGTGACGATAGAATTAGCAGTTAATTACATTAGCTACATTAGCTACATTAGCTAATTAACAGTAGAATAGCAATGCAGTAGAAGTAGAGGCTGATATAGCGCTGTTATTGTATTCCCAGGTGATCCTTGACACTGGTAGTAGAGTACGGGCTGAATCTTTCCCAGATCACAGCACATTTACTATAGATGTAGCTGAAAGGGAGGACACTGGGACGTATAAAATTGTGTTGCAGAACGAAGCTGGTGAAGACTCTGCTCAGCTCAAAATAAAGGTAGTAGGTAAGTAAACTGCTAGGAAGTCTTTTTTTGCAATGAAGACTTGTTCTTTATTAGGAGAAGTACCAATTGTGCTATGTACCATGTATTTGGCGTTTAATATAATGGTAGTGGAAATAGAGGTTTGATGAATATAACCAAATATACTGCAACATTTCAAGATGGTTCACTAAGCTTaagttaaaatcaaataaaaaacatacaaaacagtcAATTTTACaaacttccttttttttatcAACAGACATCCCTGACCCTCCACAAGCACCTATTGTAACTGAGGTTGGTGGAGACTGGTGTTCAATGATTTGGGAAACCCCATTGTATGATGGTGGTTCACCAATTTTAGGTTTGAAACagctattttttctttctatattcTTTTTACTACATCCAGACAACTATAAGTGATATGTAGGGTTTTTAGCACTCTAGGATTTTTCTCAGTTGAAAAAGACACGAGTACAGTACACTTTGGAAATATtccccaaaacttttttttttttcttttttttttttttgtgagcacTTGTGTATTAGGTGCCAACTGAGCAGTCCAGTCATCTATAGTTCAAGCCCAAAATTGGATTTATTTACAATTTGATGCTGGGTCTTGTTCAGTAAATATAAATGTGACGCTTGTTTGCGTATACACACTGCATACAGTATAATAGTTGTAATGGTTGAAAGCAGTGTTAGCTCAAGAGATAATGGACCTATACATTCTTGTCTTTCTGTGATTTAAGATTATAAATATGCAGTATGTACCTCAATTAATCAGAATAGTCACTACAGAAAGGTATTTATTAACCTTGGTTTTTTCAAATGAGCTATAAAAGCATTCTGTTTCAGCAATAATTTTGTGTACTACAGGATATTTCATtgagagaaagaaaaagcaaagtTCCAGATGGATGAGACTGAATTTTGATGTTTGCAAAGAGAAGGCTTTTGAACCAAAGAAGATGATCGAAGGCGTGCCTTATGAAGTTCGTGTTTTTGCAGTGAATGCCATTGGCATTTCCAAACCAAGTGAGCCCTCAAAGGCATTTGTACCACTTGGTAAGCAGTTTAATTTCTTAGTTTCATTAGTCTCTGCATGTCGATACTTTATTGTATGTATTACAAGCCGAATATCGAATGATTGTAACATACAGTGTTTTGTAGTATTGTTGAATTGCAGCGATGTTTGACAGTACTTCAATTACAATGCTGTACACTGCTGTAACTGAATTGCACCAACATAATATCaacttgtattgtttatatttcagCTGTAACTAGTGAACCATCACTGCTAGTAGTGGACGAGGTCACTGACTCTACAGTGACAATGAAATGGCGACCTCCAGAGCATATTGGAGCTGCAGGCCTAGATGGCTATGTCATAGAGTATTGCTTTGAAGGAAGTAAGTTGATGTATTACACAGAGGACGCCATTTGCCTAGGTTATAGCCATAGCTATTGGATGATGTACCTGTCCTGATAAGTGCTGTGGATTCATAATGTTACACAGGCACAGTGGTTCGTTTGTGCCGCAGCTTGAAATGTCATAAAGCgtcataaaatgttttgctctaagaaatgtgttttcttaaaattctcaacacagttgtatccattctgcaagttccTGTACATAACATATAAGTCAGTCACGTAGTGCATACAGCTGCTGTTTGTCCAGGTGCAGACTAGCGGTATCCCACCGTGAAAATGCCCAGGATGGAAATAAAATAGTTTATGTGccctattttaaagcaagtgtGAAGGCAAGGGACAATTTTTCATCAACGAATGAAAACATCTTTAAGTAGTTATTCATGTAACCTAGTTGTTTTCAGTTAGTTTTATACCTTTGCCTTTGCAGTTACTTTATGATGAAAATAAAATCCTGAATTATTCTCCtgtgcctgctgtctgttttttatGTCTCCCGAAGAGGATGAATGGATAGTGTCCAATCAAGAGTTGACTGAGAAGACGAAATATACAATCCATGGTCTGCCAAGCGGGGAGAAGATCTTTGTCAGGGTTAAAGCAATAAACGCAGCAGGCGCCAGTGCACCCAGAATGCATCCACATCCTATTCTAGTGAAAGAAGTAATTGGTGAGTGTCAGCTGGGCTTGGTTAACATATTGCATCATATGTCATCCTATAGGGCCTATTGTTCAgtgtaattaaatgttttgcagaaaaaaaaaagaattataaaaatGATTCACCTCCAGAAGCCAGCTTAGGTCACCATAAATGCGTTTGATGGTTCCAACCATACCACCATTAAACATGAGACTGAGTGGACAGTCGTGATGGCTCAGTGAAGGGTCCCTTCAGGCCAGGCTGAAAGCATGCTTGCAGAATCATGTGAGGAAGCACTCTGCTGTGCTAATCAAGTCTACAGTGCTGTCAAGGAGCACCCCAAGAAACTTAAATCCTTTATGTGACAGTGAACTTCACATGGTCCACAAACCTTACTCCACAATACCATTCTTCTTTCAGAACAGCCCAAGATTCGTATCCCAAGGCATCTTCATCAAACTTACATTCGGAGGGTTGGAGAAGTAGTCAATCTTCTTGTACCTTTCCAGGTAATTTACTTAGAACATCTTTTATGAACCATCAATAATCTATCTGCAGTATAAATGTATTatgaaacataataataacagGCTATAGCAATATCGTGTTATAAGCTCAAGCAACTAAAGGCACTTTCACATCTAATGATTTGAATCGTGGTTTGCtggcaaacaaacatttttttcaggTTTGACACCATAAAAAAATCAAGCGAACTTGAGTTTCTTTTAAAGTGAATTGAAATGTTGTTTGTGTGGTTCACTGTAGCTTCATCCAGACCGCTGTTCTATGGGTTTCACTTCCCCAAATGCACTTGGCTATCTTGCTGATTACTGGAGCGGAAGTTCTCCCTGGGATGGGGAATATTTTACGTGAtgtgttattttggtttatttggtgctttACATCAAATCAAACAGAGCATGCCAAAATAGTGtcacatattgtgtgtgtgtgtgtgtatgtgtgtgtgtgtgtgtgtgtgtctctctctctctctctctctctctctctctctctctctctctctctctctctctctctctctctctctatatatatattatatatatatatatatatatataatatttatatagcaccattcatacaggtgtatctcaaagcactcAATTAATAATGCAgattaaatacaaacagattaaatacaacaatataaactaaaacagatatatacatacttacaaatacatataaatattattaaaatgccagctcaaacaaatgtttttagtctggttttaaaaacagatagtcTCAGCTTCCCTCACATGTGTTGGTAACTCATTCCAAAGTTTGGAGGCACTATAagaaaaagccccccccccccctttaaacaTACTTTGTTTTAGGGATTACCAGCAATCCCAGATTCAGGGATCTAAGGTTACGATTGGGGATATATGAGGTAAGCAGTTCTCGATACTATATTGGTCCCAAAAGAGGCATCACCAGGTTTTAgagacaaatacagctgggtgtcatctgcataaaaatggaaatttacTCCATGTTTGCTTAGAATCTCACCAAGAGGGAgcatataaatggaaaataataaaggaTGTAAAATAAAGCCCTGTGGAATACCACAGACTAATTCAGAAAAGACAGATTTTTCATTTCTGATGTTTATAATTTTACTATGAAAATAGTCAATGAAGTCATTGCAAGAGACTGTGGCAGCACGAGGATTACACGGAGGGTTAACTAGTTTTCTCAAAAGAGAAAAAGATATCTAGGTTGTTAGTTTCAATTAAGTTTGAGTAGCATGTTTTATACTTAAACTATATACATGTTTTTGGTAATACCTTTTTAATAGGAACagctaaaaaatatttttaaaaaatatgttgacCATATCTGATCTTGTTGAGAAGGGTTTTATGAAGTTGTTGTTTCCTGTTTCCAGGGCAAGCCGAGGCCCAAGGTGAGCTGGATGACGAATGGCCAGCCCGTGGACCAGACTCAGGTTAACATCCGCAACAGTGACACTGACAGCATCCTATTCATCAGGAAAGCAGATAGGAATCACTCCGGGAAATACGAGCTGACTGTGAAGGTGGAGAACTATGAAGACAAAGCTACAATAGATATACAAATAGTTGGTATGTCAGGGACTTTGTACATATATTACTTTGGATTAACATCTTGGTGATAGAGatgcagttttttgtgttttaagccTACATTTCTGTGAACTCTTTATGCATATTTGATTGGTACCGTACCTCCTTTCATATAAGTAATATTCTACAACTGTCGACTTGACTCAATTAGACCAGCTATACCCTGTCAGTTAAAGCATAATACAGCACTGGGAAATCACCCTAAAATTGCATTAACCCTCTTATCTGTGGATATCCAGGAATTACCTCTAAAATAGGTTGTTGATGCAATCTAGAGGGATTCCCCAGTGCTATATATAAAACACTCCAATACAATCCGGAGGTGATTTATCTTGGCTGGGTAGAGGTAATCAAATTAGTTTCTTATGTTTTACCTTAAATTCTAATATCTCTTGACTCATTTTGCTGCAACCTGaaggtattgtttgtttttggcacACAGACCGGCCTGGTCCACCTGAGATTGTGAAAATTAAGGACGTCTGGGGGGAGAATGTTGCATTGGAATGGATTCCCCCCAGAGACAATGGCAATGCAGAAATCACTGGGTACACCATTCAGAAAGCAGACAAGAAGACTATGGTACCTTCGTTTTTAGAATGCTGTGGTGCACACCATTTTGGGGGGGGTTAATGAAGGCTTAGCCTCCCAACTCGTTCGTGTATCATATAACAAGGCTGAACAAGTTGGGCCCATGTTAAGAAGAGGGGTGTTGGATGTGGTGCATGGTTGGAATGGAATAGAAACTGTACTATAACAGTGGAAATAATTACATGACAACTCTTTCATGAAAAGCATCCAGTAACATACATCAGGGATTATGTGGCTACCCTGAAGAGGGGTATGACTTATTGTTCACTCCTATGAAGAACTCTGAGAGAGATGTTAGTAAACTTACCTGAggttaaataaaaagcataaaaataaatgaaggcaAGAAATCTCTAATGAatggttttctgtgttttgtaaatattgtttcgctttttgtttttttaggaatgGTTTACTGTAATCGACCATTACCACAGAAAAAGTATTACAGTATCTGAACTTGTCATTGGGAACGAATACTTTTTCCGGGTATTTTCAGAGAACATGTGCGGCCTTAGTGAGGAAGCTAGAGTGACTAAGGACAGCGCACTGATTGTAAAGGAAGGTTAGTTACTTTTATCTGTGATGACATGTGGAAAATATGCCTATCCCCTCTAAACCAAACAACCATAAGAAAAGACTTTAGTCACATTGAAATTATCACTCAGTGACTTTGCAATGTATTTGTCAGAGCTAAAAtcttcatttttaatgaaatgttgctgtggctgttttttttcttgttttacatgttttaatcatggaaattgttatattttatatatgtcaaTCCTCCCATGTTACTAATATTAAAGCTGAAAACATTGTATTCCTATTAAAATGAGTGGTTATCCAAAAGTACAGTATGccatctcttaaaaaaaaaaaactccctcctTCTATTTAAAAGGTTCAAATTACAAGAACCCAGACTACCAGGAATATGATTTTACCGAGCCCCCGAAATTCACCCATCCCCTAGTGACCACTATAGCTGTGGCAGGGTACAACGCCACACTGAACTGCAGTGTCCGGGCTAATCCCAGGGTATGTAGAgcttattcattttcattaaactgaAAGCAGTCATAGTTGTTTAATTGTGGTTTATCATACAGTGGGAAACAGTAGAtagcaaaaaagtattttttttcctggCAAGATAAAAagtaaaagtgattttttttttgctgtcgaTTACCAGAATATACTCCAGGAATTCACTAGAAATTTTAAAAGTCAAATGGTTAATGCAATTTGGGGGTCTTAAGTTTGCGCTTCAGCAGAAGAACCCTTACCTCTTTACAGTGCTGAACATCTGCACCCTTGGACCATACAAAAGCATTCCCTATGAGTTTTAATATTAGCATTACTTTGAAAAAAGCAATAAAGTATATTTTGGTGACCAGATATGACTATTTTTCCTTATGTGATATTTTAAAGGTTTAATTTTCTTATTGTCTCTTTCAGCCCAAAGTGATATGGATGAAGAACAAGATAGTCATCGACAACGACCCCCGCTACAGAATGTTCAGTAACCAGGGGGTCTGCACCCTGGAGATCCGGAAGCCTTGCCCCTTTGATGGCGGCACGTACAGCTGCAAAGCCATCAATGACCTGGGTGAGGCGCAGGTAGATTGCAAACTGGAGGTGAAAGGTAAGCCTTAAAAGGACAATGTGCCTGCAGCCGGTTCAGAAATCAGTCTTTAACAATAATGTACCACCTGCCTGTTTAATAGTGTAGTACAATATGTTTCCAAACATCACTTTATGTTTACTCATTTATCTTTTGACCCCAACAATAGGACGCAAAATGCTGTATACTAGTAGTAGTATTTCGTACTTTATATTACATCTGAATGGTGTGTAGGTAAttgtgacaggacagcgtcacTGGCACGGCTGTTGGTTACCAGAAAGGGAGACTGAGACACAGAAGGATCAGTGAAAAGCTAATGTGCAcgtttaattataaacaaataacgaataaacaaaacactaaacaaacctGAACAAGGGTCTAAACAAAAGGCTGTGGCTGAgccttaattatttaatcatttattcaattcatggctccagccacattcccacgtgttttcaCATACATTCACCCAGCCACACTGCCAGAGTAATGTACACTATTTCAGCCTAGTTAACAATGGTATGCCCTGGACATACAAAGACATACCAGTGGTATCTCTTGTGCTGTCAGGTATGTTAGTTAAACATGCTTAGCAACTTATGGCTTGCATGCCAAGCATAATGTAAGCCTATGTAACAAAGATTTCTGTCCAgctgtttaatacaaaatattcttgtttttcttttttcttgattcccccccccccccccacagttttttttttttttttttttcttgtttttttgtttttggccaaacctttttgattttctttttctcacAAGCAATAATGCAAGCCACTCTATTGTCATCCATTATTTGTTCTgacaaaacaaatgtttctttttgtttctttttaagtgTTTTCATTCTTTTCTGGTACAGCTCTatttttttgtcttgtcttttcttcttgtgtttctattttttatgGAGGTGGATATAAAACTTTTTACGTTTTTGGTCAGCTTTGgacattttgcattaaaaaaaaaaaaaaaactgcttgtgcATGCAAGCCCCATAATGATTGTAACATTTTATcacatttgttttcagctctaaccactagactactCAACATTTCACATGACTCCCAACAATCAGTTCATTAGTTATACAGGAAATACAGTCATAAATGGGACCTTTGAGTATATGAACTTGCTTAAAAGTATTGATTAATTGCCAATATGTATTCTGTATTATCTCTTAAATCTAATACAATCAGTGCTGTGGGTTCAGGCAGTTTTTAGAAACTTGCTGGAACTAGAGGTGTTGGGGGTGTTCTTGCatcccttggctttgcatggtttctgtcatatacaggggttacagttttgttcaattgctttcagcacccccaattgttccagtgccactgtgctTCAAgccacataaaatgtaatatccTTGGAGCATATGCAAAAAACAACCATGCTCAGTTTGAGTAGACCATAAAGGGGGAGAGCTATTTTAATATGCCAgaagaaaatgttatttatctAAAGAATTCATTATTTTAAGCCAGGGTCCTACAAACAAATACAGGGGCATCTACAGTATTCATTATCTTCACAACACAATGGAATAATAACCCAGGTATTAAATATTAGAATCATTGCAAATCTGTTGAAATGGATACAGCTAGTATcaactgaacacagaacacagttaCAGTAAGCAATATGTTTGTTCAGAACACAACACAGTGCTAGTTATAAAACTTAATGGTTAATGTTAGAGATACGAGATGAAAGCAAGAACCTTCAGCTGGTTTAAGTCTCTGGGAGAAAAATCAGTTGCAGCAGACATAGGTTTCCCTTATTCATATTGCATGTAAGATTATACCCATGGCATTGACCAGGTCAGAGGTAATagattattaaatatgttaaattagTTAGCATTGTGAGGTTCAACTGTAAAAGTTGACAGGAACACATTCATCAAAATCAGTATGAAtcataagaaaaaacaaagcaaaaacaaaacagtaaggaGTTCTCAAGAAATGAAAACTAACTGTGAAGCTTAAAGACAATTAAAAAGAGATACTGACAATTATATTGATTCATAGAAGTCTCCTAGAAGTTAAAATCAGTCTTTTGATTGAAAATGAACGCCTGTTAACAAATCTGTATCACTTCATAGAAAtgtgattt
This window of the Polyodon spathula isolate WHYD16114869_AA chromosome 7, ASM1765450v1, whole genome shotgun sequence genome carries:
- the mybpc1 gene encoding myosin-binding protein C, slow-type isoform X8, with product MPEPTKKSGSAFTKKPKSLQVCAGSTAEFTAETAKPEFKVKWQKDGKDIQASNKYIIKQDQTLHTLIINDASKEDDVVYSVISGTSKVKFEMKIKGQDGKDEKPGSKPEAAENNESVPASSPSPEPVGELKDEAPVSAPDKEDDLATSSPSPQPPSDDSLPESAKGRKDSVWSLGEAPPDDIDKPEDTPRSTLLIEKPQSGSVTVGGDITFIAKVEAKDLLRKPTIKWFKGKWMDLASKTGKHLQLKETFDRLTKVHTFEMSIIKAKDNYAGNYRCEVTYKDKFDSCSFDLEVKEVPEVLPSIDIRSAFKRSGEGQDDAGELDFSGLLKHRANREIKQEETVPEEDVWEILKNAPPQEFERIAFEYGITDLRGMLRRLKRMKREEKKSEAFSKKLESAYQADKGGKIKFVVELADPTVELKWYKNGQEIRPTPNQKKYIFEHKGTQRILVINNCTMADDAAYQVMAGDEKCSTELFVKELPVTIKKELEAVKTTVNERIELECEVSEEGANVKWFKNGVEIPREIRSRFRFKSDGMKHTLVIEDAKKEDTAVYSAMTTGGKSEAHVQVDLKPLKILQDLTDQTVRLGKSLVLHCEINPANVPGRWYKNAQLIPGTDRVKITHRGSSHKLEIENAGVDDMGDYTFVPEGYSVSLNGKVHVTDPPKIHLDSLNYPENTVTVQAGNKLRLDIPVTGQPAPRVVWMKGERVILDTGSRVRAESFPDHSTFTIDVAEREDTGTYKIVLQNEAGEDSAQLKIKVVDIPDPPQAPIVTEVGGDWCSMIWETPLYDGGSPILGYFIERKKKQSSRWMRLNFDVCKEKAFEPKKMIEGVPYEVRVFAVNAIGISKPSEPSKAFVPLAVTSEPSLLVVDEVTDSTVTMKWRPPEHIGAAGLDGYVIEYCFEGKDEWIVSNQELTEKTKYTIHGLPSGEKIFVRVKAINAAGASAPRMHPHPILVKEVIEQPKIRIPRHLHQTYIRRVGEVVNLLVPFQGKPRPKVSWMTNGQPVDQTQVNIRNSDTDSILFIRKADRNHSGKYELTVKVENYEDKATIDIQIVDRPGPPEIVKIKDVWGENVALEWIPPRDNGNAEITGYTIQKADKKTMEWFTVIDHYHRKSITVSELVIGNEYFFRVFSENMCGLSEEARVTKDSALIVKEGSNYKNPDYQEYDFTEPPKFTHPLVTTIAVAGYNATLNCSVRANPRPKVIWMKNKIVIDNDPRYRMFSNQGVCTLEIRKPCPFDGGTYSCKAINDLGEAQVDCKLEVKGGVTFYELLQKGVPLNLISKFLDENKGSEPQKE
- the mybpc1 gene encoding myosin-binding protein C, slow-type isoform X12; the protein is MPEPTKKSGSAFTKKPKSLQVCAGSTAEFTAETAKPEFKVKWQKDGKDIQASNKYIIKQDQTLHTLIINDASKEDDVVYSVISGTSKVKFEMKIKGQDGKDEKPGSKPEAAENNESVPASSPSPEPVGELKDEAPVSAPDKEDDLATSSPSPQPPSVWSLGEAPPDDIDKPEDTPRSTLLIEKPQSGSVTVGGDITFIAKVEAKDLLRKPTIKWFKGKWMDLASKTGKHLQLKETFDRLTKVHTFEMSIIKAKDNYAGNYRCEVTYKDKFDSCSFDLEVKEVPEVLPSIDIRSAFKRSGEGQDDAGELDFSGLLKHRANREIKQEETVPEEDVWEILKNAPPQEFERIAFEYGITDLRGMLRRLKRMKREEKKSEAFSKKLESAYQADKGGKIKFVVELADPTVELKWYKNGQEIRPTPNQKKYIFEHKGTQRILVINNCTMADDAAYQVMAGDEKCSTELFVKELPVTIKKELEAVKTTVNERIELECEVSEEGANVKWFKNGVEIPREIRSRFRFKSDGMKHTLVIEDAKKEDTAVYSAMTTGGKSEAHVQVDLKPLKILQDLTDQTVRLGKSLVLHCEINPANVPGRWYKNAQLIPGTDRVKITHRGSSHKLEIENAGVDDMGDYTFVPEGYSVSLNGKVHVTDPPKIHLDSLNYPENTVTVQAGNKLRLDIPVTGQPAPRVVWMKGERVILDTGSRVRAESFPDHSTFTIDVAEREDTGTYKIVLQNEAGEDSAQLKIKVVDIPDPPQAPIVTEVGGDWCSMIWETPLYDGGSPILGYFIERKKKQSSRWMRLNFDVCKEKAFEPKKMIEGVPYEVRVFAVNAIGISKPSEPSKAFVPLAVTSEPSLLVVDEVTDSTVTMKWRPPEHIGAAGLDGYVIEYCFEGKDEWIVSNQELTEKTKYTIHGLPSGEKIFVRVKAINAAGASAPRMHPHPILVKEVIEQPKIRIPRHLHQTYIRRVGEVVNLLVPFQGKPRPKVSWMTNGQPVDQTQVNIRNSDTDSILFIRKADRNHSGKYELTVKVENYEDKATIDIQIVDRPGPPEIVKIKDVWGENVALEWIPPRDNGNAEITGYTIQKADKKTMEWFTVIDHYHRKSITVSELVIGNEYFFRVFSENMCGLSEEARVTKDSALIVKEGSNYKNPDYQEYDFTEPPKFTHPLVTTIAVAGYNATLNCSVRANPRPKVIWMKNKIVIDNDPRYRMFSNQGVCTLEIRKPCPFDGGTYSCKAINDLGEAQVDCKLEVKGGVTFYELLQKGVPLNLISKFLDENKGSEPQKE